The window AAAAACTCCTCCTCGTTGTGGATTTGACCGGTTTTGGAACGGGGTTACGACTTTCCGTCGCATCGGCATCACTGTTGTTTTTCATCAGTTGTGGATTTGACCGGTTTTGGAACGGGGTTACGACCCCACTACTCGTGGTGACGGTAGTGCTACCGTCGTTGTGGATTTGACCGGTTTTGGAACGGGGTTACGACAAAAACTTACTCTGTTCCTGTGTTATCAGCCGTTTGTTGTGGATTTGACCGGTTTTGGAACGGGGTTACGACTGAATTCCGATGAGGGTCAGAACGATCAGTGTGGAGTTGTGGACTTGACCGGTTTTGGAACGGGGTTACGACCTTTCAGGAGGTTTTCAATACGTTCTTGTTTTTTTGTTGTGGACTTGACCGGTTTTGGAACGGGGTTACGACCGATATCTTTGTTGAGCTTCGGATTTTGGTACAGTTGTGGACTTGACCGGTTTTGGAACGGGGTTACGACTCCTCTAGGGAGGCGAACGTCCTCTCCATCGTTTTGTTGTGGACTTGACCGGTTTTGGAACGGGGTTACGACGTCCTTGAGCTTTGAGCTCGCGGAGCATCCTCTGATGTTGTGGACTTGACCGGTTTTGGAACGGGGTTACGACGAAGCCTCTCCTTTGCGTTCTCAGGTGCTACGGACGTTGTGGACTTGACCGGTTTTGGAACGGGGTTACGACAACTGTTCCGTAGCCGTCTTTAAAACGGAATTCATGTTGTGGACTTGACCGGTTTTGGAACGGGGTTACGACAAATACTCAATTCACACACCACCACATGCTCACTACTGTTGTGGACTTGACCGGTTTTGGAACGGGGTTACGACTTAGCAGAGGTTACTTGGAAAAATAGCGCTGCAGCTACGTTGTGGACTTGACCGGTTTTGGAACGGGGTTACGACAAGCTGAGAAGTAGGAAACAAGCTGCGAACAAAAGTTGTCGACTTGACCGGTTTTGGAACGGGGTTACGACGTAGGGGCGACCGGCGGTCGCCCTTTATGCACCGCAGCAGGGAGATTACAGGGCAGACACGCGGGTCTGCCCCTACATTATTTCCCGGATTATAACGGGGTTGTAGGGGCGGCGAATCGTCCTTCATCCCGCCACAGCGGGAGATTGATAGGCAGGTTTGACCATTTTTAAACGGGTTACGATGGACTAAGGGCGATCTTCTTGATCGCCCTTTGTTTTTTTAGGTACCAGAAATGTTGATTTCAGCCTATGATAGGGCCTGCATTTTCATCATAGTCCAGATCGTTATTTGAAGAAAAAAGAGGAGGTACCATGAAATTCATCCTGAAAATTGCACTGGCAGCAACCCTGCTCATCACCACAACAGGCCAGCCAGCCCTGGCTGCCAAAACCGTACGCTGGAAACTGGCAGAAACCTGGCCCTCAAACCTGACTCCGCTGGCCTCGCCCCCAATGCAGGTGGCCAAGATGGTCGAGGAAATGAGCGGTGGAAAATTCACTATCCGTGTCGAAGGCAAGGAAAAGCATAAAGCGCCGCTGGCGGTCCTGGATATGGTTAAGGGCGGACAGTACCAGATGGGCCATAGCGGCTCCTATTACTGGAAGGGCAAGGATATCAATACGATCTTTTTCACCACCGTGCCCTTTGGCATGACCACGGCTGAGCAGTATGCCTGGTTCTATTATGGAGACGGCATGAAGTACATGCAGCAAGTCTATGACCGCTTCAAGGTACTGTGCTATCCAGGCGGCAACACCGGGGTGCAGATGGGCGGCTGGTTTAAAAAGGAGATCAATTCCCTGGATGATCTGAAGGGCCTCAAGATGCGGATTCCCGGTCTGGCTGGCGAGGTTTTTGCTAAGCTGGGCGTGAATGTCACCAATATCCCTGCAGGCGAGCTCTATACCTCCCTGGATCGCGGCACCATTGATGCCCTGGAATGGGTGGGGCCGGGCATGGATATTCGAATGGGCTTTCACAAGGTGGCCCCGTATTATTACACCGGCTGGCATGAACCTGCCTCGGAGATGCAATTTCTCATCAATAAACGAGCCTATAAAAAACTCCCGCCCGAGTATCAAGCCATGCTCCAGACAGCTATGAAGGCTGCTGCTGCTGATATGTATTATGAGAATTATGCGGAAAGTGCTGAGGCCTGGGATAAGATGAAGAGCGAGTATCCTGATATCAAGGTCAAGACCTTTCCCCAGCCGGTGCTCAAGGCCATGAAAAAAGCCACCGACGAGGTTCTGGAGGGCTATGCCAGTAGCGATCCCCTGTTCAAGGAAATCCTGGCCTCACAACGGGTCTTTATGAAAAAGGTCCGGGAATGGACCGTGATTTCTGACTATAACTACCTGAAAACCAGTATGGAGTTGGAAGAGTAGGTCGCCAGCAGAAAGAAATGTGGGACTTGTTCCTGCTGTAACGAGTGTAAGAGCCCGCGCTGAGTGCTCTTGATGAGGGATGCGCTCCTGTCAAGAGCCCCTTTTTTTCAATAGCGTAGTAGCGCAGCATCTGGATCAATACAACCTCCGAAAAGCCGAGGCCTTAAACACGGCAACCACCTCACTTCCGGGCCGGATATCCAGCTCATCCACGGATTGCGGGACGATCTCTGCGATCAGGCTCTGGCCCTGACAGCCCTGGCATTCCAGCTCAACCCCTACCAACCAATCCGTCTCATAGGTCCGGCGCACGGTGCAGGAAAGCATATTACGGGCACTGGAGGCCTCGGGATGTTTTTTGAATAAGAGGATATCACGTCCGTTCAGAGAGAATTCACCCGGACGTTGATCCGGTGCTTTGACCAGCATCATAGATACCTCTCCCCAGCGACAGCTGAGCAGCTTTCCTAAGTCCTCCATATCCTCCAGGTGGAGGAGGTTGGTGTATCCCTGCCCGCCAGTGCCGAAGCTGGTGCGGGCAAGTTCCTCCGTGGCCAGCTGCTGCACCAGTTTACCTTGTCGCATGACCAGGACCTCCTTAGTCATCATGCGCAGCTCCTGAAGACTGTGGCTGATAAAGAGCATGGGGATGGAAAACTCGGCAAAGACCTGCTGGAGCTGGGGGATGATTTGATATTTCAGGGTGCCGTCCAGACCTGAGAGTGGTTCGTCCAGCAGGATGAGCTGGGGATTGGCCAGGATAGTACGGCCCAGGGCCACCCGTTGGCGCTCACCGCCGGAGAGCTTGGTCACGTTGCGGGACAGCAGCTTGTCAATTTGCAAAACCCTGATCAGATGATCTGGATCAATGTTGCGCTCCTCCTTTGGCAGGCGATTCATGCCGTAGAATAGGTTTCGCTTTACACTCATGTGTGGGAAGAGATGGGCATGCTGGAAGACCACACCCACCCGGCGTCTGTCCGGCGGCAGGCTGAT is drawn from Candidatus Electrothrix aestuarii and contains these coding sequences:
- a CDS encoding TRAP transporter substrate-binding protein, giving the protein MKFILKIALAATLLITTTGQPALAAKTVRWKLAETWPSNLTPLASPPMQVAKMVEEMSGGKFTIRVEGKEKHKAPLAVLDMVKGGQYQMGHSGSYYWKGKDINTIFFTTVPFGMTTAEQYAWFYYGDGMKYMQQVYDRFKVLCYPGGNTGVQMGGWFKKEINSLDDLKGLKMRIPGLAGEVFAKLGVNVTNIPAGELYTSLDRGTIDALEWVGPGMDIRMGFHKVAPYYYTGWHEPASEMQFLINKRAYKKLPPEYQAMLQTAMKAAAADMYYENYAESAEAWDKMKSEYPDIKVKTFPQPVLKAMKKATDEVLEGYASSDPLFKEILASQRVFMKKVREWTVISDYNYLKTSMELEE
- the modC gene encoding molybdenum ABC transporter ATP-binding protein; the protein is MFLEVNVTKNFPGITCHAAFSLDNKQCGVFGPSGSGKSTLMHMLAGLLEPDSGFIRLNGRTLFDHEQKISLPPDRRRVGVVFQHAHLFPHMSVKRNLFYGMNRLPKEERNIDPDHLIRVLQIDKLLSRNVTKLSGGERQRVALGRTILANPQLILLDEPLSGLDGTLKYQIIPQLQQVFAEFSIPMLFISHSLQELRMMTKEVLVMRQGKLVQQLATEELARTSFGTGGQGYTNLLHLEDMEDLGKLLSCRWGEVSMMLVKAPDQRPGEFSLNGRDILLFKKHPEASSARNMLSCTVRRTYETDWLVGVELECQGCQGQSLIAEIVPQSVDELDIRPGSEVVAVFKASAFRRLY